A stretch of the Deltaproteobacteria bacterium genome encodes the following:
- a CDS encoding cysteine hydrolase: MALPNPGMDIDKERTALVLTDPQNDFLSPKGATWEVVGESVKENNTVNNIESLLKTAKDSDLPVFISPHYYYPTDHGWKFEGALEKLMHEINMFDRKDPLNLDDFEGSGADWLERYKPYINDRKTVVVSPHKVYGPESNDLVLQLRKRGIDKVILGGMSANLCVESHMRELLEQGFEVAVVKDATAAAKVPEGDGYQTALINFRFLANTVWTTDEAIENIKNS; this comes from the coding sequence ATGGCATTACCAAATCCGGGCATGGACATCGACAAAGAGCGTACCGCTTTGGTCTTAACTGATCCCCAAAATGATTTCTTGAGCCCCAAAGGCGCCACATGGGAGGTTGTAGGAGAGAGCGTAAAAGAGAATAACACTGTTAACAATATCGAGTCGCTGTTAAAAACCGCCAAAGACAGTGATTTACCCGTCTTTATATCGCCTCATTATTATTACCCGACGGATCACGGCTGGAAATTTGAAGGTGCTTTAGAGAAATTAATGCACGAAATTAATATGTTTGACCGGAAGGACCCACTCAACTTAGATGATTTTGAAGGTTCGGGCGCCGACTGGCTTGAACGGTACAAGCCATATATAAATGACAGGAAAACTGTTGTTGTCAGCCCGCACAAAGTGTACGGACCAGAATCCAACGACCTGGTATTGCAGCTCAGAAAGCGCGGTATTGACAAAGTAATTCTCGGGGGAATGTCGGCTAACCTGTGTGTAGAATCTCATATGAGGGAACTGCTGGAGCAAGGGTTTGAAGTCGCAGTTGTCAAAGACGCCACAGCCGCCGCTAAAGTACCGGAAGGAGACGGATATCAAACAGCTCTTATCAATTTTCGTTTTCTGGCGAATACCGTTTGGACCACGGATGAAGCCATAGAAAATATAAAAAACAGCTGA
- a CDS encoding YifB family Mg chelatase-like AAA ATPase, with product MIQSHLITGCQGTGKAMLVRRLPSILPDMSFDEALETTKIYSVTGLLPDHSSLFATRPFRSPHHTISDAGLIGGGAIPKPGEVSLAHNGVLFLDELPEFRKNVLEVMRQPLEDGMVTISRATTSITYPANFMLVAAMNPCPCGYHGDPQKECTCSPMQIQKYRARVSGPLLDRIDIHIEVPPVRYKELADEAGGESSSPIKSRVNSAREIQKARFKRSKIHSNSQMSPSMVRKASRPDEKGVRLLETAIDKLGLSARAYDRILKVARTIADLDESETVLSHHISEAIQYRSLDRSIV from the coding sequence ATGATCCAATCACACTTAATAACCGGCTGTCAGGGAACTGGAAAAGCAATGCTTGTGAGAAGGCTCCCCTCAATTCTTCCCGATATGAGCTTCGATGAGGCGCTCGAGACGACTAAAATCTATTCCGTAACCGGTCTCCTTCCCGACCACTCATCCCTCTTTGCGACAAGGCCATTCCGCTCCCCTCACCATACCATAAGCGACGCGGGGCTTATCGGGGGCGGCGCCATACCCAAGCCGGGCGAGGTAAGCCTCGCTCATAACGGCGTATTGTTTCTCGACGAGCTTCCCGAATTCCGCAAGAACGTGCTTGAGGTGATGCGGCAGCCCCTTGAGGATGGCATGGTGACTATTTCGAGGGCCACGACCTCGATCACCTATCCGGCGAACTTCATGTTGGTGGCAGCGATGAACCCCTGCCCCTGCGGCTATCACGGCGACCCGCAGAAGGAATGCACATGCTCCCCCATGCAGATTCAGAAATACAGGGCGAGGGTGTCGGGCCCTCTACTCGACAGGATAGACATACACATCGAGGTCCCGCCCGTGAGATACAAGGAACTGGCCGATGAGGCCGGGGGGGAAAGCTCCTCACCCATAAAGAGCCGCGTCAACAGTGCGAGGGAAATACAGAAAGCCAGATTCAAGAGATCGAAGATTCATTCGAATTCACAGATGTCCCCTTCTATGGTCAGAAAGGCGTCCCGCCCCGATGAAAAAGGGGTCAGGCTGCTTGAGACGGCGATTGATAAACTGGGACTCAGCGCAAGGGCCTATGACAGAATATTGAAGGTCGCCCGCACCATAGCCGACCTAGACGAGTCCGAAACCGTCCTTTCGCACCATATTTCAGAGGCTATTCAGTACAGATCTTTAGATAGAAGCATCGTTTAG
- a CDS encoding FAD-binding oxidoreductase, giving the protein MDTNMTLKQQISGRVVHRSDKDYESIRSAMVWNGLKPDRKPKLIVQAASEQDVIESVNYARENKMKIAVRGGGHSWCGSSLRDGGILLDLSQLKAIEVDPEKRVATVQPVVTNREFARKLAAYDLAFPFGHCPSVPISGYILSGGLGWNSGFWGVACFSLFALDVVTADGKLVTATEDENSDLLWAARGSGPGFFGVATKYYLRVYTLPKAIITSTLMFPLDSFPEIIKWAENIAGILPPYVELTLLFTSPPPPIADRCERVITIVATAFADTTEIASEALAVLANCPIENILIKDLNANTPFDVLFDQMESLWPKGKRYAVDNIWTNAKTLTVLSTLRDQVVKAPSPKSFAFSLILTASRNSPPMPDAAFSMIAPIFIHCSAIWDDTDKDESNIDWLRSTMRAFEPMGVGHYIGEADLTAHTSRSSRSFKQRNWERIEELRKKYDPSGVFHTYL; this is encoded by the coding sequence ATGGATACTAATATGACATTAAAGCAACAAATCTCAGGCCGTGTGGTGCATAGAAGCGATAAAGATTATGAGAGCATAAGAAGTGCTATGGTATGGAATGGTTTAAAGCCCGACCGGAAGCCTAAATTAATCGTACAGGCTGCCTCAGAGCAGGATGTGATCGAGAGTGTAAACTATGCTCGAGAGAATAAGATGAAGATCGCTGTCCGCGGCGGCGGTCACAGTTGGTGCGGGTCTTCTCTTCGCGATGGCGGTATTTTACTCGACTTGTCTCAACTTAAAGCGATAGAAGTCGATCCCGAAAAAAGAGTGGCTACCGTCCAACCGGTCGTAACGAATCGTGAGTTTGCACGGAAGCTGGCTGCATACGATTTGGCTTTTCCATTTGGTCATTGCCCAAGCGTCCCAATCAGCGGTTACATCCTAAGTGGTGGTTTAGGATGGAATAGCGGCTTCTGGGGAGTTGCCTGCTTCAGTCTCTTTGCTTTAGATGTTGTCACCGCTGACGGCAAGTTGGTCACAGCCACAGAGGATGAGAATTCGGACCTACTCTGGGCAGCCAGAGGCTCCGGGCCGGGGTTCTTTGGTGTGGCAACTAAATATTATTTACGAGTCTATACGCTGCCTAAAGCAATTATAACCAGCACGCTGATGTTTCCGCTAGATAGCTTTCCTGAGATAATAAAGTGGGCGGAGAACATAGCCGGTATACTGCCTCCTTATGTAGAGCTAACCTTGCTATTCACTAGCCCGCCACCTCCAATAGCCGATCGATGCGAGAGAGTAATTACGATTGTGGCGACCGCGTTTGCAGATACAACAGAGATTGCATCTGAAGCATTAGCGGTTTTGGCAAACTGTCCAATCGAAAATATATTGATTAAGGACCTGAACGCGAACACGCCTTTTGATGTCTTATTTGATCAGATGGAAAGTCTCTGGCCGAAAGGCAAACGTTATGCTGTTGATAATATTTGGACGAACGCTAAAACCCTTACAGTGCTATCAACTCTACGAGACCAGGTTGTTAAGGCCCCATCCCCCAAGTCCTTTGCATTCTCACTTATTCTTACGGCTTCTCGAAACTCGCCACCTATGCCTGACGCTGCATTTTCGATGATTGCCCCGATTTTTATTCATTGCAGTGCTATTTGGGACGATACCGACAAGGATGAATCCAACATAGATTGGCTTCGCTCGACTATGCGGGCTTTTGAACCTATGGGGGTCGGACATTATATCGGCGAAGCGGATCTGACTGCACACACTTCGCGCTCATCCAGATCATTCAAACAAAGAAACTGGGAACGCATAGAGGAATTACGTAAGAAATACGACCCGAGCGGGGTTTTCCACACTTACTTGTAA
- a CDS encoding GNAT family N-acetyltransferase — protein MKIKEENIKTPEIKVNYPEQPLKIDQGDELQLVPATEEFVEELGRICFEAFKSIHDKHSFQRDFPGPEVAVDVIRMFVERDDFYGVVALINGKPAGSNFLSLSDPTAGVGPITVDPECHSKGIGRALMKDVLIYAEKNHIGQIRLLQDSFNVSSLSLYASLGFDVKEAVALMQAVPTGHTSKRVRPAVEDYINDMDELCRKNYKISRRNEIAAAIKFGFSPLIIERDDRITGYLIPGFLGHGVAETEEDALELISEAARLLPPEYAKFFCPLREHNLYRKLLKSRHRAIKVMNLMSFGTYDAPDEVWMPSVLL, from the coding sequence ATGAAAATAAAGGAAGAAAATATAAAAACGCCCGAAATAAAAGTTAATTACCCGGAGCAGCCGTTAAAAATCGACCAAGGCGATGAGTTGCAGCTGGTTCCAGCTACGGAGGAATTTGTAGAGGAACTAGGAAGAATATGCTTTGAAGCTTTCAAAAGTATCCACGATAAGCACTCATTCCAGAGAGATTTTCCCGGCCCTGAGGTTGCTGTAGACGTAATTAGAATGTTTGTTGAACGCGACGATTTTTACGGTGTAGTAGCATTGATAAACGGTAAACCGGCCGGATCTAATTTTCTTTCGCTAAGCGACCCTACAGCCGGAGTGGGTCCCATTACGGTTGACCCTGAGTGTCATTCAAAGGGAATAGGCAGAGCGTTGATGAAAGATGTGCTTATTTACGCGGAGAAAAACCACATAGGGCAGATAAGATTACTCCAGGATTCGTTTAATGTGTCATCATTATCTCTCTATGCCTCCCTGGGTTTCGATGTAAAGGAGGCCGTAGCTCTAATGCAAGCCGTACCAACCGGTCATACTTCAAAAAGAGTACGTCCTGCCGTTGAGGATTATATTAATGATATGGATGAGTTATGTCGAAAGAATTACAAGATCAGCCGCCGTAATGAAATAGCCGCTGCTATTAAGTTCGGATTCTCACCGCTTATAATTGAACGAGATGATAGAATTACGGGATACCTGATCCCAGGATTTCTCGGGCACGGTGTTGCTGAAACTGAAGAGGATGCTTTGGAGCTTATAAGTGAAGCAGCTCGACTTCTTCCTCCTGAATACGCAAAATTTTTCTGTCCGCTCAGAGAACACAATCTATACCGCAAGTTACTTAAGAGTCGGCATCGGGCAATAAAAGTAATGAACCTCATGTCGTTCGGAACTTACGATGCTCCTGATGAAGTGTGGATGCCTTCAGTGCTATTGTAA
- a CDS encoding selenium-binding family protein — protein MTWKPDPSFYPSPKMAMQAPPEHHGYVVALNYGRNDKPDVLCTVDLNPDSSTYSQIINTLEMPYAGDELHHFGWNACSSALCPYAPHPHLERRYLIAPGLRSSRIYIIDTKPDPIRPQISKIIEPEEVFARSGYSRLHTVHCGPDAIYVNALTSANGNEGPGGIFMLDHFNFNVLGPWEIDRGSQDLAYDFWWHISQDTMITSEWGKPSQFENGLVPEDIINSKYGRNLHFWDLRKRKKIQTIDLGKEHQLVFELRPAHDPTKTHGFVGVVLSLKDLSSSIWVWYKDGDKWAAKKVIEIPAEAADPEDLPPALKDFKAVPPLVTDIDLSLDDKFLYVSCWGTGEMHQYDVTDHFNPKLTGKVQVGGIVRRTEHPKSNGPLLGGPQMVEISRDGRRVYFTNSLYSTIDDQFYPDKLGGWMVKLNTDPNGGISLDKDFFIDFGETRSHQIRLEGGDASTDSFCYPS, from the coding sequence ATGACGTGGAAACCCGATCCTTCCTTTTATCCTTCGCCCAAAATGGCGATGCAAGCCCCGCCAGAGCATCACGGCTATGTGGTTGCTCTCAACTATGGACGAAATGATAAACCGGATGTACTTTGTACAGTGGATCTTAATCCAGATTCCTCCACGTATAGCCAGATTATAAACACTCTTGAGATGCCATACGCAGGTGATGAGCTCCATCATTTCGGCTGGAACGCATGCAGTTCGGCGCTTTGCCCTTACGCTCCTCACCCTCATTTGGAACGTAGGTATTTAATCGCGCCGGGACTTCGAAGTTCACGTATATACATAATCGACACTAAGCCGGATCCGATTCGTCCTCAAATCTCAAAAATTATTGAGCCAGAGGAAGTTTTCGCAAGGTCCGGCTATAGTCGATTGCATACAGTCCACTGTGGTCCCGATGCTATCTATGTAAATGCCCTTACATCCGCTAACGGCAATGAAGGCCCGGGCGGTATCTTCATGCTCGATCATTTTAACTTTAATGTGCTGGGCCCTTGGGAAATCGATCGTGGCTCGCAGGATCTCGCATACGATTTCTGGTGGCACATAAGTCAGGACACCATGATTACCAGCGAGTGGGGAAAACCGTCGCAGTTCGAGAACGGCCTGGTGCCCGAAGATATCATCAACAGTAAGTACGGCCGCAACCTGCATTTCTGGGACTTGCGCAAACGTAAGAAAATACAGACGATAGACCTCGGTAAAGAACACCAGCTTGTGTTCGAGCTACGACCCGCGCACGATCCCACTAAAACCCATGGTTTCGTCGGAGTGGTGCTCAGCCTTAAAGACCTCTCGAGCTCAATCTGGGTCTGGTACAAGGACGGGGATAAATGGGCTGCTAAAAAAGTTATTGAAATTCCGGCAGAGGCTGCTGACCCGGAGGACTTGCCCCCGGCGCTAAAAGATTTCAAGGCCGTGCCCCCTCTGGTAACCGACATAGACCTTTCTCTGGACGACAAATTTTTGTATGTGTCCTGCTGGGGTACCGGCGAAATGCATCAGTACGACGTCACCGATCACTTTAACCCGAAGCTAACCGGCAAGGTTCAAGTCGGAGGTATTGTCCGCCGTACGGAACACCCCAAGAGCAATGGGCCCTTACTGGGCGGCCCCCAGATGGTCGAAATCAGCAGGGACGGGCGCCGGGTCTATTTTACAAACTCGCTCTATAGCACGATTGACGACCAATTTTATCCGGACAAGCTCGGCGGATGGATGGTCAAACTCAATACGGATCCCAACGGCGGTATATCTTTAGACAAAGATTTCTTCATCGACTTCGGAGAGACTCGCTCGCATCAAATTCGACTTGAGGGAGGCGATGCTTCCACAGATTCATTCTGCTATCCTTCCTGA